One Actinoplanes missouriensis 431 DNA segment encodes these proteins:
- a CDS encoding ATP-binding protein, producing MKTSVERSLDTGITTVRVAGELNQTSSPAMRSVIGKAVAECPTAVIVDLGELSHDGAGRLSVFPTLSHNALNTWGVPLLLCVGDPALRRDFAAYRTFVALYEHQSEAQVVARAYVPRWVRRWFPPVAASVGGARVMLGEACAGWDLDHLRDPAQLIASELATNAITHAGTAFDVFTAYTERYLRISVQDGDLRLPRIADRPPPTSTIMLPGTGRGLRIVAAMATHWGATTTTGGGKIVWALIRAGG from the coding sequence ATGAAGACATCGGTGGAGCGGAGCCTCGACACCGGGATCACCACGGTACGCGTCGCCGGCGAACTGAATCAGACCAGCTCACCGGCGATGCGCAGCGTGATCGGCAAGGCCGTGGCCGAGTGCCCCACCGCGGTGATCGTCGACCTCGGCGAGCTCAGCCACGACGGCGCCGGCCGGTTGAGCGTCTTCCCGACCCTCTCCCACAACGCCCTGAACACCTGGGGCGTGCCCCTGCTGCTCTGCGTCGGCGACCCGGCCCTGCGGCGGGACTTCGCGGCCTACCGCACGTTCGTCGCCCTGTACGAGCATCAGTCCGAGGCGCAGGTGGTGGCACGCGCCTATGTGCCGCGCTGGGTGCGGCGGTGGTTCCCACCGGTGGCGGCGAGCGTGGGCGGCGCCCGGGTCATGCTCGGCGAGGCGTGCGCCGGCTGGGACCTGGACCACCTGCGTGACCCGGCCCAGCTGATCGCCTCCGAGCTGGCCACGAACGCGATCACGCACGCCGGCACGGCGTTCGACGTGTTCACCGCGTACACCGAGAGGTATTTGCGGATCTCCGTGCAGGACGGCGACCTCCGCCTGCCACGGATCGCCGACCGGCCGCCGCCGACGAGCACCATCATGCTGCCCGGCACGGGCCGGGGCCTGCGCATCGTGGCGGCGATGGCCACCCACTGGGGTGCGACGACGACGACGGGCGGCGGCAAGATCGTGTGGGCGCTGATCAGGGCCGGCGGGTGA
- a CDS encoding MarR family winged helix-turn-helix transcriptional regulator has protein sequence MDLTDVLATNKALVKVAKLYRSAQADLLGELGLHPGQDVLLWMLGQEPDGVTVSEIAARMGVEQPTVTRSLSRLEQGDWFVREPVPGDRRASRIRLTGKGRAIVPRIEAAWRTLAETATAGMASDKRAVLVELLETVRGNLQR, from the coding sequence GTGGATCTGACGGACGTCCTGGCTACCAACAAAGCCCTGGTCAAGGTGGCCAAGCTGTACCGCAGTGCCCAGGCTGACCTGCTGGGCGAGCTGGGCCTGCACCCCGGGCAGGACGTCCTGTTGTGGATGCTCGGCCAGGAGCCCGACGGGGTGACCGTCTCCGAGATCGCCGCCCGGATGGGCGTGGAGCAGCCCACGGTGACCCGTAGCCTGAGCCGTCTGGAGCAGGGTGACTGGTTCGTCCGGGAGCCCGTGCCGGGGGACCGCCGCGCCTCCCGGATCCGGCTGACCGGCAAGGGCCGGGCGATCGTCCCGCGGATCGAGGCGGCCTGGCGGACCCTCGCCGAGACCGCGACCGCCGGAATGGCGAGCGACAAGCGGGCCGTCCTGGTCGAGCTGCTGGAGACGGTGCGCGGCAACCTCCAGCGGTGA
- a CDS encoding SDR family NAD(P)-dependent oxidoreductase yields the protein METGLSDRVALVTGASGAIGRAAAAHLAAEGAAVAVAWHTNQDGAREVVDAITRAGGRALAVHLDQADPATVPGVLDEITGRLGAVAVLVANAVQWPSFDAGEISGLTTSLTVNTVGTAALIDAALPAMRDAGWGRVVVVSTDIVEQPMAGPLAYATAKGALETAARVLAVREARHGILTNVVRPGFTLTDRALTAPFLGPEAVASESRRTPTGRICTPDDVASAITYLASAANGHVNGQTVSLAGGRELVR from the coding sequence ATGGAAACCGGTCTGTCCGACAGGGTCGCACTCGTCACCGGGGCCTCCGGCGCGATCGGCCGCGCCGCCGCCGCGCACCTGGCCGCCGAGGGCGCCGCCGTCGCCGTGGCCTGGCACACCAACCAGGACGGCGCCCGTGAGGTCGTCGACGCCATCACCCGGGCCGGCGGCCGCGCCCTCGCCGTCCACCTGGATCAGGCGGACCCGGCCACCGTCCCCGGCGTCCTCGACGAGATCACCGGACGTCTCGGAGCCGTCGCCGTCCTGGTCGCCAACGCCGTGCAGTGGCCGTCCTTCGACGCCGGCGAGATCAGCGGGCTCACCACGTCGCTGACGGTGAACACGGTCGGCACGGCGGCGCTGATCGACGCCGCCCTGCCGGCCATGCGTGACGCCGGCTGGGGACGCGTCGTGGTGGTCTCGACCGACATCGTCGAGCAGCCGATGGCCGGGCCGCTCGCCTACGCCACCGCCAAGGGCGCGCTCGAGACCGCGGCGCGCGTGCTCGCCGTCCGGGAGGCCCGCCACGGCATCCTCACGAACGTCGTGCGCCCCGGCTTCACGCTGACCGACCGGGCGCTGACCGCGCCGTTCCTGGGACCGGAGGCGGTCGCGTCGGAGTCCCGGAGGACGCCCACCGGCCGGATCTGCACGCCCGACGACGTCGCCTCCGCGATCACCTACCTGGCCTCGGCGGCGAACGGGCACGTCAACGGGCAGACGGTGTCACTGGCGGGTGGCCGAGAACTCGTCCGGTAG
- a CDS encoding sensor histidine kinase, with protein MAVEDAPVRRGLWAYALAVITVALAVMPFAGHRLAVHSYLMVVFLVLMVAGDLLTAHLLMQQFLAGGRPATLGLSSAYLYAALLMMVYAAVSARIQRAGADSTWAEVCGPWLFLAVVSGFPLLVAVLPVGLGGVARTRRRAVAAAAIVAVLVLAGAVAGTVVAAADLLPRMYEGGAPTTAGRWVVGVALLVTAAGLLAVIRNLRHRPRAEQWVVVALSASLATVILYMSGPYRYTLGYYVARVTLLVSSGVVLLALLAETANLYRRLSAAHEDLDHAHRELSRRAEDLEAAGAWKSDIIATLTHEINQPLAVISAYSEELTQEWDTTTDGERRAAVQALGNRVDQLLDMAAHLLALCRAEPGEIRTQSVVVPVEKALARATDNLTKQARARVTVGPVPPGAAVWADPVHLHEVLTNFITNAVKYSAGDIVVSAALDGTGATVRFAVTDEGNGVPPDFVEHLFDRFTQAGQPGGERTGAGFGLYLSRLLAEANHGQIWYESVVPHGSRFLLRLPCAQRHPSLHLPDEFSATRQ; from the coding sequence ATGGCCGTGGAGGACGCCCCGGTCCGTCGGGGCCTGTGGGCGTACGCGCTGGCGGTGATCACGGTCGCCCTCGCCGTGATGCCGTTCGCGGGCCATCGGCTGGCCGTTCACTCGTACCTGATGGTCGTGTTCCTGGTCCTGATGGTGGCGGGCGATCTGCTGACCGCCCATCTGCTGATGCAGCAGTTCCTGGCCGGCGGGCGGCCGGCGACGCTGGGCCTGTCGTCGGCCTACCTCTACGCCGCCCTCCTGATGATGGTGTACGCCGCCGTCTCCGCCAGGATCCAGCGCGCGGGCGCCGATTCGACGTGGGCCGAGGTCTGCGGCCCGTGGCTCTTCCTCGCCGTCGTGTCCGGGTTTCCGCTGCTTGTGGCCGTGCTGCCGGTGGGGCTGGGCGGGGTGGCGCGGACCCGGCGGCGTGCCGTCGCCGCGGCGGCGATCGTGGCTGTGCTCGTGCTGGCGGGCGCGGTGGCGGGCACCGTCGTCGCCGCCGCGGACCTGCTGCCCCGGATGTACGAGGGCGGCGCGCCGACGACGGCCGGCCGGTGGGTGGTGGGCGTGGCGTTGCTGGTCACCGCGGCCGGCCTGCTGGCGGTGATCCGGAATCTGCGCCACCGGCCCCGGGCGGAACAGTGGGTGGTGGTGGCGCTCAGCGCGTCCCTGGCCACCGTGATCCTGTACATGTCCGGCCCGTACCGTTACACGCTGGGTTACTACGTGGCGCGCGTGACGCTGCTGGTCTCCTCCGGGGTGGTGCTGCTGGCCCTGCTCGCGGAGACCGCGAATTTATACCGTCGGCTGTCGGCGGCCCACGAGGACCTCGACCACGCGCATCGGGAGCTGAGCCGCCGGGCCGAGGACCTGGAGGCCGCCGGCGCGTGGAAGAGCGACATCATCGCGACGCTCACCCACGAGATCAATCAGCCGCTGGCGGTGATCTCGGCGTACTCCGAGGAACTGACCCAGGAGTGGGACACCACCACCGACGGCGAGCGGCGCGCCGCCGTCCAGGCGCTGGGCAACCGCGTCGACCAGTTGCTCGACATGGCTGCTCACCTGCTGGCGCTCTGCCGGGCCGAGCCGGGCGAGATCCGTACCCAATCGGTTGTCGTCCCGGTCGAGAAGGCGCTGGCCCGGGCCACCGACAACCTGACGAAGCAGGCCCGGGCGCGGGTCACCGTGGGCCCGGTCCCGCCCGGCGCGGCGGTCTGGGCCGACCCGGTGCACCTGCACGAGGTGCTGACCAACTTCATCACGAACGCGGTGAAGTACAGCGCCGGCGACATCGTCGTGTCGGCGGCGCTGGACGGCACCGGTGCCACGGTGCGGTTCGCGGTCACCGACGAGGGGAACGGGGTGCCGCCGGACTTCGTCGAGCACCTGTTCGACCGGTTCACCCAGGCCGGCCAGCCCGGCGGGGAGCGGACCGGCGCCGGCTTCGGCCTCTACCTCTCCCGGCTGCTCGCCGAGGCCAACCACGGCCAGATCTGGTACGAGTCGGTGGTCCCGCACGGCAGCCGGTTCCTGCTGCGCCTGCCCTGCGCCCAGCGACACCCGTCACTGCACCTACCGGACGAGTTCTCGGCCACCCGCCAGTGA